One Cryptomeria japonica chromosome 9, Sugi_1.0, whole genome shotgun sequence genomic window carries:
- the LOC131039474 gene encoding lipase-like PAD4, which translates to MASLIARLGGPEIIRRASYAAYNSANGYVSQDFGNNTVCVAFSGSQDPNTIGQIDNKFGVGKINENNDCFESMVDGTTRKDRDRATVYRAALIKFLGLWNDIKTQVGEALQTGKTVVFTGHSIGGGIATLATLASLEKCGKGASVYAITFGFPLIGDEILARAVRRQGWANHFYNVVSKNDVFARTLLAPCISVSGFVAALLPYWKKCVDHMNGVDSDTPMGPDGLEFNKYLVTVLHHACAVVNLITVNNMEPGNKLIASLKPAVKLSPYRPFGYYLFCSEEGGLFVENNEAVLPILFYSLTSAQGEASISDHTGYDTVFNAHTNVVNLEGLQNLPLSQGAAQSSAMEIQLNALGIGIQNTRARLALRAAGEAEHKLEDNRNKLKDELAKLLAEGRGKDAGHMVQVRDYRKKCLSKNVIGYYDAFREQKEKEDFQANLNRLNLAAFYDKLEDMAETHQVPDDFQFIEDLIKEGTEYRLLVEPLDIANYYRLGKHEDSGHYIRNARPRRYKALEKWLADIKSDEKKRDVISSLQVITKDSLFWAHVEEVSWIMSNPRENLEVKRTRCTELQNYVKQLLERQELCKEEVVMGESSFVKWWKKLSPQDQQASPISSIFQG; encoded by the exons ATGGCTTCTTTGATTGCAAG GTTGGGAGGACCAGAAATTATCAGGAGAGCAAGTTATGCTGCTTACAACAGTGCTAATGGATATGTTTCGCAAGATTTTGGAAATAACACAGTTTGTGTAGCCTTTTCGGGTTCTCAAGATCCCAATACCATTGGTCAAATAGACAATAAATTTGGAGTTGGCAAGATCAATGAGAATAATGATTGTTTTGAGTCCATGGTGGATGGGACTACAAGAAAGGACCGGGACCGAGCCACTGTCTACAGAGCGGCTCTCATCAAATTTTTAGGTCTTTGGAACGACATCAAAACCCAG GTTGGAGAGGCACTTCAAACAGGAAAAACTGTTGTGTTTACAGGCCATTCCATTGGAGGCGGGATTGCTACTTTGGCCACACTTGCTAGTTTGGAGAAATGTGGTAAGGGCGCCTCTGTTTACGCCATCACATTTGGTTTTCCCCTGATTGGAGATGAAATTCTAGCCAGAGCAGTTCGTAGGCAGGGGTGGGCCAATCATTTCTATAATGTTGTTTCAAAAAATGATGTTTTTGCCAGAACTCTGCTGGCTCCTTGCATATCTGTGTCAGGCTTTGTGGCAGCCCTGCTGCCATACTGGAAGAAGTGTGTTGATCATATGAATGGTGTTGATTCTGACACTCCTATGGGGCCTGATGGCTTGGAGTTTAACAAGTATTTAGTTACTGTCCTGCACCATGCTTGTGCAGTGGTAAACTTGATCACTGTTAACAATATGGAGCCTGGAAACAAACTGATAGCAAGTCTGAAGCCTGCAGTTAAGTTAAGCCCTTACAGGCCATTTGGGTACTATTTGTTCTGCTCAGAGGAGGGAGGTCTTTTTGTTGAAAACAATGAGGCTGTGCTGCCCATCCTATTTTATTCCTTGACAAGTGCTCAAGGTGAGGCGTCAATCTCAGACCACACTGGGTATGATACAGTCTTCAATGCCCACACAAACGTCGTCAATTTGGAAGGGCTTCAAAATCTTCCATTGTCACAAGGTGCAGCACAATCTTCTGCTATGGAGATCCAACTGAATGCTCTTGGAATCGGCATTCAG AACACAAGAGCTAGACTCGCACTGAGAGCTGCAGGAGAGGCAGAACATAAGCTCGAAGACAACCGCAACAAATTAAAGGATGAACTGGCAAAGTTGTTAGCAGAAGGGCGTGGCAAGGACGCAGGACATATGGTACAAGTGAGAGATTATAGAAAGAAATGTTTGAGCAAGAACGTCATTGGATACTATGACGCTTTCAGGGAACAAAAGGAGAAGGAAGATTTTCAGGCCAACCTTAACAGGCTTAACCTTGCTGCCTTTTATGACAAGCTAGAAGATATGGCGGAGACCCACCAGGTGCCTGATGACTTTCAATTCATtgaagatctgataaaagaagGAACAGAATACAGGCTTCTGGTCGAGCCTCTGGACATTGCTAATTATTACAGGCTAGGCAAACATGAGGATTCCGGACATTATATTAGAAATGCAAGGCCTCGTCGTTATAAAGCTCTTGAAAAGTGGTTGGCAGACATAAAATCCGATGAAAAGAAGCGAGATGTGATTAGTAGTCTCCAAGTTATAACAAAGGACTCCTTATTCTGGGctcatgttgaagaagtttcatgGATAATGAGTAATCCAAGGGAAAATCTAGAGGTTAAGAGGACCAGGTGCACCGAATTACAGAACTATGTGAAGCAACTGTTGGAGAGACAAGAGTTATGTAAGGAGGAGGTTGTGATGGGAGAATCCAGTTTTGTGAAATGGTGGAAGAAGCTCAGCCCACAAGACCAACAAGCCTCCCCCATATCCTCTATTTTTCAAGGCTGA